The Verrucomicrobiia bacterium region CATATGTTTTCGAGACCCCATACGGACTCCGCGGATAAAACGGGGTCAATTCGTTCTGGGGAGATTCGCGGACCTTGCCAAACATCTCGCTGCTGGAGGCCTGGTAGAATTTAATCTTGGGATTCGTGCTGCGGATTGCTTCCAGTAGGCGGCTGACTCCGAGGGCGTTGATTTCGCCCGTGAGGATCGGCTCGGCCCAACTGCGGAACACGGAGGATTGGGAAGCCAGGTTGTAAACCTCGTCGGGCTCGAACTTCTGGAGCACACCCGTCAGGGAAACCTGATCGAGCACGTCCCCTTCGTGGAGTTGTAAGCGGTTTTGGATGTGCGCGATGCGCTCATGCCGCTCAGTGCGTGCCCGACGAATAATGCCGGCGACCTCGTAGCCCTTGGCCAAAAGGAATTCGGCCAAGTACGATCCATCCTGTCCGGCAATACCCGTGATTAGAGCCCTCGGCATAACGGTAGCGGCGGATGATACCGGGGTGTTCCCAGCGAAGCAAGCCGTGAAATTCGCGGTACTACATTGATTTGCAGGATGTTGACTCGATGACGGGTGGTTGTGACAGTTTCTTTGTCACCTCTTCACACTTTCCCGGTACTTATACGGTGATATGATGACAACCCAAACAATGCCGACGACAGCGAGTAGCGATATGCAACTGGTGGAATGGAGCCTGACGGGCGACCGCGACGCCTTCCGGAAGATCGTCGAACGGTACCAGTCATTGGTCTGTTCGATCACCTACAATGCCACGGGCAGCCTGACCTTGAGCGAAGACATCGCCCAGGAGACGTTCATCGCCGCGTGGAAACAGCTTCCCGAACTGCGCGAGCCGTCCCTGCTTCGCTCGTGGTTGTGCGGCATCGCCCGTTTTCTGGTTGGCAAACAACTGCGTCGACAAGGTCACGAGCCGATTCATGCGGCCGAGACCGTGGACGCGATCCATGAATTGGCGGCGCTCGAGCCATCGCCGGCGGCGCAGGCCGTGAGTCGTGAAGAAGAAGCGATCCTTTGGCGCGCGCTGGAGCGGATTCCGGATGCGTACCGTGAACCAATGATTTTGTTTTATCGCGAACAGCAGTCGGTAGAGCGCGTGGCGGTGGAATTGGAATTGAGCGAGGATGCCGTGAAACAACGGCTCTCGCGTGGACGCAAGATGCTGCACGAAGAAGTAATCTCGTTTGTGGAAGGCACCTTGAGCCGGACGGCGCCGGGCCAGGCGTTCTCGGGAGCGGTGCTGGCGGCGTTGCCACTGACAATGGGGTCGGCCGCGGCCTCGACAGCGAGTGCGGCGGCAGCGAAATCAGGTGTCCTGGCATGGTTGGCTCCGTTCTTGGGGATTTTCAGCGGAATGTTCGCCCATTGGCTTGTGGTGCGCGCCGCCCCGACGGAAGCCGAACGGCGGGCCCAAAAATTTGCGTTCACCAGCCTTTGGGTTTTCGTGCTGCTCTGGGCGGTGGCGGGCCAGATCGGAATGGGGGCCTTACGCCAGCACTTGCAGTGGAGCGACCCGACTTATTATGTTGCGATGGCGGGCTACTGGTGGCTCTACGCCGTGATTGCCGTGACCATGACGATTGTCATGAT contains the following coding sequences:
- a CDS encoding sigma-70 family RNA polymerase sigma factor; amino-acid sequence: MMTTQTMPTTASSDMQLVEWSLTGDRDAFRKIVERYQSLVCSITYNATGSLTLSEDIAQETFIAAWKQLPELREPSLLRSWLCGIARFLVGKQLRRQGHEPIHAAETVDAIHELAALEPSPAAQAVSREEEAILWRALERIPDAYREPMILFYREQQSVERVAVELELSEDAVKQRLSRGRKMLHEEVISFVEGTLSRTAPGQAFSGAVLAALPLTMGSAAASTASAAAAKSGVLAWLAPFLGIFSGMFAHWLVVRAAPTEAERRAQKFAFTSLWVFVLLWAVAGQIGMGALRQHLQWSDPTYYVAMAGYWWLYAVIAVTMTIVMMRRFILLRQQGEKAGDIQRPGMVPLNPARNAVVMGCTTLAFFSWLIPLAWRTHDTGTAIVVTGLMLGLGAWQII